A stretch of the Perca fluviatilis chromosome 17, GENO_Pfluv_1.0, whole genome shotgun sequence genome encodes the following:
- the LOC120545684 gene encoding uncharacterized protein LOC120545684 isoform X5, with product MFSAAEQTLLMEVYEDYSHIIRKKGNTAAINKARDVAWQNIADRLNASNLSSQRRTGHQVKIKYKNILSNATRKQTASMGTGGGPPPEELTPAEILALGINKGPKIVGIEGGSSSNPVAPEIRAPYVEGIVNHCPYSGDRPSLGITNYAAVCLIVTGDQIILLDPPQVHIEDAAGTQVDPGEGPSQQPHDDDDDDDDDYDDDETLTGRDSELQDEPRPSPAGKRTTSAGRSEDIRAIYKRYLLHATEYKRLQIKKIKLEIRKMEKDPDLRDPPT from the exons ATGTTCTCTGCAGCGGAACAAACCCTCCTCATGGAGGTATATGAGGATTACAGCCACATAATCCGAAAGAAGGGCAATACTGCGGCAATCAATAAAGCGAGGGATGTGGCGTGGCAGAATATTGCCGACAGGCTGAATGC AAGCAATCTCAGTAGCCAGAGGAGGACCGGCCACCAGGTCAAAATCAAATATAAGAACATTCTTAGCAATG CCACCAGAAAGCAGACTGCATCCATGGGTACTGGTGGGGGACCGCCACCGGAGGAGCTCACACCAGCTGAGATCCTGGCCCTTGGGATAAATAAGGGGCCCAAGATAGTTGGGATCGAGGGGGGGAGCTCCTCCAACCCTGTGGCCCCAGAGATCCGGGCCCCATATGTTGAAGGTATTGTCAATCACTGCCCCTATTCTGGTGACAGACCCTCATTAGGGATAACTAACTatgcagctgtgtgtctgatagtgACAGGGGATCAAATTATTCTCCTTGACCCACCACAAGTGCACATTGAGGATGCAGCCGGGACCCAAGTCGACCCA GGAGAAGGCCCAAGCCAACAGccacatgatgatgatgatgatgatgatgatgactatGACGATGATGAAACGCTCACCGGTCGAGACAGTGAGCTCCAAGAT GAACCTAGGCCTTCCCCAGCTGGCAAGAGGACTACATCTGCTGGACGAAGTGAA GACATCCGTGCAATTTATAAGCGGTATCTCCTCCATGCAACGGAGTATAAGAGGCTACAGATTAAGAAGATCAAACTTGAGATCAGGAAGATGGAAAAGGAT CCTGACCTGCGTGACCCACCAACATaa
- the LOC120545684 gene encoding uncharacterized protein LOC120545684 isoform X1: MFSAAEQTLLMEVYEDYSHIIRKKGNTAAINKARDVAWQNIADRLNASNLSSQRRTGHQVKIKYKNILSNATRKQTASMGTGGGPPPEELTPAEILALGINKGPKIVGIEGGSSSNPVAPEIRAPYVEGIVNHCPYSGDRPSLGITNYAAVCLIVTGDQIILLDPPQVHIEDAAGTQVDPGEGPSQQPHDDDDDDDDDYDDDETLTGRDSELQDEPRPSPAGKRTTSAGRSEVSSHSLLPTINCIVGCTDTLSHHRTSVQFISGISSMQRSIRGYRLRRSNLRSGRWKRILTCVTHQHNHFIFNASISFDYILFAN; the protein is encoded by the exons ATGTTCTCTGCAGCGGAACAAACCCTCCTCATGGAGGTATATGAGGATTACAGCCACATAATCCGAAAGAAGGGCAATACTGCGGCAATCAATAAAGCGAGGGATGTGGCGTGGCAGAATATTGCCGACAGGCTGAATGC AAGCAATCTCAGTAGCCAGAGGAGGACCGGCCACCAGGTCAAAATCAAATATAAGAACATTCTTAGCAATG CCACCAGAAAGCAGACTGCATCCATGGGTACTGGTGGGGGACCGCCACCGGAGGAGCTCACACCAGCTGAGATCCTGGCCCTTGGGATAAATAAGGGGCCCAAGATAGTTGGGATCGAGGGGGGGAGCTCCTCCAACCCTGTGGCCCCAGAGATCCGGGCCCCATATGTTGAAGGTATTGTCAATCACTGCCCCTATTCTGGTGACAGACCCTCATTAGGGATAACTAACTatgcagctgtgtgtctgatagtgACAGGGGATCAAATTATTCTCCTTGACCCACCACAAGTGCACATTGAGGATGCAGCCGGGACCCAAGTCGACCCA GGAGAAGGCCCAAGCCAACAGccacatgatgatgatgatgatgatgatgatgactatGACGATGATGAAACGCTCACCGGTCGAGACAGTGAGCTCCAAGAT GAACCTAGGCCTTCCCCAGCTGGCAAGAGGACTACATCTGCTGGACGAAGTGAAGTGAGTAGCCATTCCCTTTTACCCACCATTAACTGCATAGTTGGTTGCACTGACACATTAAGTCATCATAGGACATCCGTGCAATTTATAAGCGGTATCTCCTCCATGCAACGGAGTATAAGAGGCTACAGATTAAGAAGATCAAACTTGAGATCAGGAAGATGGAAAAGGAT CCTGACCTGCGTGACCCACCAACATaaccattttattttcaatgcctCAATTTcctttgattatattttgtttgctaattag
- the LOC120545684 gene encoding uncharacterized protein LOC120545684 isoform X3, which produces MFSAAEQTLLMEVYEDYSHIIRKKGNTAAINKARDVAWQNIADRLNASNLSSQRRTGHQVKIKYKNILSNATRKQTASMGTGGGPPPEELTPAEILALGINKGPKIVGIEGGSSSNPVAPEIRAPYVEGIVNHCPYSGDRPSLGITNYAAVCLIVTGDQIILLDPPQVHIEDAAGTQVDPGEGPSQQPHDDDDDDDDDYDDDETLTGRDSELQDEPRPSPAGKRTTSAGRSEDIRAIYKRYLLHATEYKRLQIKKIKLEIRKMEKDVSMNPNAQQKRSLYCI; this is translated from the exons ATGTTCTCTGCAGCGGAACAAACCCTCCTCATGGAGGTATATGAGGATTACAGCCACATAATCCGAAAGAAGGGCAATACTGCGGCAATCAATAAAGCGAGGGATGTGGCGTGGCAGAATATTGCCGACAGGCTGAATGC AAGCAATCTCAGTAGCCAGAGGAGGACCGGCCACCAGGTCAAAATCAAATATAAGAACATTCTTAGCAATG CCACCAGAAAGCAGACTGCATCCATGGGTACTGGTGGGGGACCGCCACCGGAGGAGCTCACACCAGCTGAGATCCTGGCCCTTGGGATAAATAAGGGGCCCAAGATAGTTGGGATCGAGGGGGGGAGCTCCTCCAACCCTGTGGCCCCAGAGATCCGGGCCCCATATGTTGAAGGTATTGTCAATCACTGCCCCTATTCTGGTGACAGACCCTCATTAGGGATAACTAACTatgcagctgtgtgtctgatagtgACAGGGGATCAAATTATTCTCCTTGACCCACCACAAGTGCACATTGAGGATGCAGCCGGGACCCAAGTCGACCCA GGAGAAGGCCCAAGCCAACAGccacatgatgatgatgatgatgatgatgatgactatGACGATGATGAAACGCTCACCGGTCGAGACAGTGAGCTCCAAGAT GAACCTAGGCCTTCCCCAGCTGGCAAGAGGACTACATCTGCTGGACGAAGTGAA GACATCCGTGCAATTTATAAGCGGTATCTCCTCCATGCAACGGAGTATAAGAGGCTACAGATTAAGAAGATCAAACTTGAGATCAGGAAGATGGAAAAGGATGTAAGTATGAATCCAAATGCACAGCAAAAGAGGTCATTGTACTGTATTTAA
- the LOC120545684 gene encoding uncharacterized protein LOC120545684 isoform X2 has translation MFSAAEQTLLMEVYEDYSHIIRKKGNTAAINKARDVAWQNIADRLNASNLSSQRRTGHQVKIKYKNILSNATRKQTASMGTGGGPPPEELTPAEILALGINKGPKIVGIEGGSSSNPVAPEIRAPYVEVTGDQIILLDPPQVHIEDAAGTQVDPGEGPSQQPHDDDDDDDDDYDDDETLTGRDSELQDEPRPSPAGKRTTSAGRSEVSSHSLLPTINCIVGCTDTLSHHRTSVQFISGISSMQRSIRGYRLRRSNLRSGRWKRILTCVTHQHNHFIFNASISFDYILFAN, from the exons ATGTTCTCTGCAGCGGAACAAACCCTCCTCATGGAGGTATATGAGGATTACAGCCACATAATCCGAAAGAAGGGCAATACTGCGGCAATCAATAAAGCGAGGGATGTGGCGTGGCAGAATATTGCCGACAGGCTGAATGC AAGCAATCTCAGTAGCCAGAGGAGGACCGGCCACCAGGTCAAAATCAAATATAAGAACATTCTTAGCAATG CCACCAGAAAGCAGACTGCATCCATGGGTACTGGTGGGGGACCGCCACCGGAGGAGCTCACACCAGCTGAGATCCTGGCCCTTGGGATAAATAAGGGGCCCAAGATAGTTGGGATCGAGGGGGGGAGCTCCTCCAACCCTGTGGCCCCAGAGATCCGGGCCCCATATGTTGAAG tgACAGGGGATCAAATTATTCTCCTTGACCCACCACAAGTGCACATTGAGGATGCAGCCGGGACCCAAGTCGACCCA GGAGAAGGCCCAAGCCAACAGccacatgatgatgatgatgatgatgatgatgactatGACGATGATGAAACGCTCACCGGTCGAGACAGTGAGCTCCAAGAT GAACCTAGGCCTTCCCCAGCTGGCAAGAGGACTACATCTGCTGGACGAAGTGAAGTGAGTAGCCATTCCCTTTTACCCACCATTAACTGCATAGTTGGTTGCACTGACACATTAAGTCATCATAGGACATCCGTGCAATTTATAAGCGGTATCTCCTCCATGCAACGGAGTATAAGAGGCTACAGATTAAGAAGATCAAACTTGAGATCAGGAAGATGGAAAAGGAT CCTGACCTGCGTGACCCACCAACATaaccattttattttcaatgcctCAATTTcctttgattatattttgtttgctaattag
- the LOC120545684 gene encoding uncharacterized protein LOC120545684 isoform X4, with the protein MFSAAEQTLLMEVYEDYSHIIRKKGNTAAINKARDVAWQNIADRLNASNLSSQRRTGHQVKIKYKNILSNATRKQTASMGTGGGPPPEELTPAEILALGINKGPKIVGIEGGSSSNPVAPEIRAPYVEVHIEDAAGTQVDPGEGPSQQPHDDDDDDDDDYDDDETLTGRDSELQDEPRPSPAGKRTTSAGRSEVSSHSLLPTINCIVGCTDTLSHHRTSVQFISGISSMQRSIRGYRLRRSNLRSGRWKRILTCVTHQHNHFIFNASISFDYILFAN; encoded by the exons ATGTTCTCTGCAGCGGAACAAACCCTCCTCATGGAGGTATATGAGGATTACAGCCACATAATCCGAAAGAAGGGCAATACTGCGGCAATCAATAAAGCGAGGGATGTGGCGTGGCAGAATATTGCCGACAGGCTGAATGC AAGCAATCTCAGTAGCCAGAGGAGGACCGGCCACCAGGTCAAAATCAAATATAAGAACATTCTTAGCAATG CCACCAGAAAGCAGACTGCATCCATGGGTACTGGTGGGGGACCGCCACCGGAGGAGCTCACACCAGCTGAGATCCTGGCCCTTGGGATAAATAAGGGGCCCAAGATAGTTGGGATCGAGGGGGGGAGCTCCTCCAACCCTGTGGCCCCAGAGATCCGGGCCCCATATGTTGAAG TGCACATTGAGGATGCAGCCGGGACCCAAGTCGACCCA GGAGAAGGCCCAAGCCAACAGccacatgatgatgatgatgatgatgatgatgactatGACGATGATGAAACGCTCACCGGTCGAGACAGTGAGCTCCAAGAT GAACCTAGGCCTTCCCCAGCTGGCAAGAGGACTACATCTGCTGGACGAAGTGAAGTGAGTAGCCATTCCCTTTTACCCACCATTAACTGCATAGTTGGTTGCACTGACACATTAAGTCATCATAGGACATCCGTGCAATTTATAAGCGGTATCTCCTCCATGCAACGGAGTATAAGAGGCTACAGATTAAGAAGATCAAACTTGAGATCAGGAAGATGGAAAAGGAT CCTGACCTGCGTGACCCACCAACATaaccattttattttcaatgcctCAATTTcctttgattatattttgtttgctaattag